Proteins from a genomic interval of Phlebotomus papatasi isolate M1 chromosome 3, Ppap_2.1, whole genome shotgun sequence:
- the LOC129805969 gene encoding gastrula zinc finger protein XlCGF46.1-like, with product MESLSIAENCRACQIKTQRESQIFMFATTNLPDIYQETTSLDIHENDGLPGVLCFTCYNRLLEAYNFRKMCSAAALHFQQILSMDIPEEKYTPPEHLSDPLMATKTDPDDSDSSNSFPEDKYSPPEKKFHPPEVSVQMIVDDKPLILGEGNAAEDSNQILRKINKTAENREKTKRPYKKRTTALPGDTEQTDKRKKINMECSLCNLKFDRKDRLEMHMMVKHQGVKACECKICGKGFTRFDSLKGHMGTQHGAKRQFPCLEPGCKKHYETEEGLQNHMKSWHDPENPRKPTNKVWVCEVCGKEFKTSCSLRKHSYSHGVTKPYACAQCPMRFPTRDKLKIHTMRHDGIKRYECTICGLKKVTARELKIHVNTHTKEKTWSCEFCPYETVKQESLKRHVKVVHQGVKDFHCPHCERSFGKAETLKHHVMTHTGEKPHACSECGKRFIQQTALKTHMKTHLKHK from the coding sequence ATGGAGTCTCTAAGCATAGCAGAAAACTGCCGAGCGTGTCAAATTAAAACTCAAAGAGAATCTCAGATATTCATGTTTGCTACAACGAATCTCCCGGACATCTACCAAGAAACCACATCCCTGGACATTCATGAGAACGATGGACTACCCGGAGTATTATGTTTCACGTGCTACAATCGCCTCCTGGAAGCTTACAACTTCCGGAAAATGTGTTCCGCTGCTGCTCTGCACTTCCAGCAGATCCTGTCAATGGATATCCCTGAGGAGAAATATACCCCACCTGAACATTTAAGTGATCCTCTGATGGCTACAAAGACAGATCCTGATGATTCGGATTCGTCAAATTCCTTCCCAGAAGACAAATATTCGCCACCGGAAAAGAAATTCCATCCTCCTGAAGTGTCTGTTCAAATGATCGTAGACGACAAACCTCTGATTCTAGGTGAAGGAAATGCAGCTGAAGATAGTAACCAAATTCTCCGAAAGATCAATAAGACGGCAGAAAACCGAGAAAAAACCAAACGACCTTACAAGAAGAGGACAACTGCTCTTCCGGGAGATACCGAGCAGACTGACAAACGTAAGAAGATCAATATGGAATGCAGTCTCTGCAATTTGAAATTTGACCGGAAAGATCGTCTGGAGATGCACATGATGGTTAAGCATCAGGGAGTGAAGGCTTGTGAATGTAAAATCTGTGGTAAGGGATTCACTCGTTTTGACTCACTGAAAGGACACATGGGAACCCAACATGGAGCCAAGAGACAGTTTCCTTGCTTAGAGCCAGGATGCAAGAAACACTACGAAACTGAGGAAGGACTGCAGAATCATATGAAAAGCTGGCATGATCCAGAGAATCCCAGAAAACCTACCAACAAAGTGTGGGTATGTGAGGTTTGTGGGAAGGAGTTCAAAACGTCCTGCTCCCTCAGAAAACACAGTTATAGCCATGGTGTTACTAAACCGTATGCCTGCGCTCAGTGTCCCATGCGATTCCCCACGCGGGATAAGCTCAAGATACACACGATGCGCCATGACGGTATTAAGAGGTATGAGTGTACGATTTGTGGGCTCAAGAAGGTCACAGCTCGTGAACTGAAGATTCACGTGAATACTCACACGAAAGAGAAAACATGGTCTTGTGAATTTTGCCCGTACGAAACCGTCAAACAGGAGAGTTTGAAGCGACATGTGAAGGTAGTTCATCAGGGAGTGAAGGATTTCCATTGTCCGCACTGCGAGAGATCATTCGGAAAGGCAGAAACCCTTAAGCATCATGTGATGACCCACACGGGAGAGAAGCCACATGCCTGCAGTGAATGCGGGAAGAGATTCATCCAACAAACAGCCCTCAAGACTCACATGAAGACTCATCTCAAACACAAGTGA
- the LOC129805980 gene encoding dolichyl-phosphate beta-glucosyltransferase, whose translation MDFLEYVKFCAFVGSALSVGFLMGLFIFLKYMTTPYPRIIRHKEENYFTDPVTQTRQEFPSIEKEPALDLSVVVPAYNEEDRLGKMLDECLEYLNKRRMTRPFLSFEVIIVSDGSTDRTVEVANKYSRANGCDHVRVLPLVRNRGKGGAVRLGVQSCRGQYILFVDADGATHFPDYEKLESSIKTIISDPKDKAVVIGSRAHLEQESIAQRSAFRTFLMYGFHTLVWFFGVRGIKDTQCGFKLFTRTAASVLFQLMHVERWAFDVELLFLAQALGMKIDEVAVNWTEIEGSKVTPIFSWLQMAKDLFLIWFRYATNIWKISPPPKHHSE comes from the exons atggattttttagaaTATGTAAAGTTTTGTGCATTTGTAGGCTCAGCCCTATCCGTAGGATTTCTTATGGGA cttTTCATCTTCCTGAAGTACATGACCACCCCATATCCACGGATTATCCGTCAcaaagaagaaaattactttACGGATCCAGTGACGCAGACCCGGCAGGAGTTTCCATCAATTGAGAAAGAGCCTGCACTTGATTTAAGTGTCGTTGTACCGGCTTACAATGAAGAAGATCGCCTGGGGAAGATGCTGGACGAATGCTTGGAGTATCTCAACAAGCGTCGTATGACCCGCCCGTTTCTCTCTTTTGAGGTTATCATCGTCAGCGACGGAAGTACAGACAGAACCGTCGAGGTGGCCAATAAGTATTCCCGGGCCAATGGATGCGACCATGTGAGAGTTCTGCCTCTGGTCAGGAATCGAGGCAAGGGAGGAGCTGTGAGACTCGGTGTCCAATCCTGCCGTGGTCAGTACATTCTCTTCGTAGACGCCGATGGAGCCACTCATTTCCCGGATTATGAGAAACTCGAATCCAGCATAAAGACCATTATCTCAGACCCAAAGGATAAAGCTGTGGTCATTGGATCTCGTGCCCATCTCGAACAGGAGTCAATTGCTCAACGCAGTGCTTTCCGGACCTTCCTCATGTACGGTTTCCACACTCTCGTGTGGTTCTTTGGTGTCCGGGGAATAAAAGATACCCAGTGCGGATTCAAGCTCTTCACCCGCACCGCCGCTTCAGTCCTCTTCCAGCTGATGCATGTGGAGAGATGGGCTTTCGACGTGGAGCTTCTCTTCCTGGCACAGGCTCTGGGCATGAAAATCGATGAAGTTGCTGTAAACTGGACAGAGATTGAAGGCTCCAAAGTCACTCCAATATTCTCTTGGCTGCAAATGGCAAAGGATCTCTTCCTCATCTGGTTCCGCTATGCCACAAACATCTGGAAGATCTCACCACCACCAAAACATCATTCCGAATAG
- the LOC129805939 gene encoding uncharacterized protein LOC129805939 has translation MIGVTVLIVFLGFLTPLISSKSCPEPTRPHLTRCDKYFRCVQLPSGNLVWIPNQCDTGLIYEAALKMCVLPGDDWECTLPGDQSATASDDSNVYGVNNLEYLSEQLGPYPEEDGSEVTISQEPQLQDFGLEDEFSGDGAPEILTEKIAEEKVGLIPLPISSTTDSELTTHLQRLTQLIDNFHKNKTIPETPVLHPDDLNSFLAHHNIQHQPNSNINSNKLNLPENGKIHPDTLSQILAQQNHLQETHGTMKNPQIMSRVKQKIIPSKADGSTIHLKSAGVSQIPFRPDRYSNSQIVVNRPEGAVLFNVARPKDPTLNPQQKPVEPYISENTLKTVLELSKQLVSSNHQVVPPIIYTIPIPYPTSSQMHSESRKGEKNTTKMKDKPEAISVTVKEPISSTPSPQLNYYVDSYGIKYTPHVDSFPLSYSPGINYYPPYPPLTYSVPSSYSNYPVDSQSVESYNSQGNIYQTHDQPYLSPPTFGATSHYQLYGAPIESGAGGQTQPANYNFGSSSGNNQQIQTSHNWHDDDKRFQQTLPDEDSQSYETEDEDVIEDESEDTMESKESIMDTISSLQKPSEPPPGFTQVANQLLDVEGGRNKVINLGGNYFSYDTYKDTILPLLSDTDGSLTSSLEILSCSMGVRQPNATDCTRYFVCNPKTGGLLSYSCPPYTAFNSQSKICDARTFASCNPSAIQNRFTISENKRLQYEAQKALEEAKRVRDEAIKAQKLAALIRLQTQNALNQKVPTQMTKPTRISSNKVPVPTRRPTVAASSGVRVKKKRYRCEVDGGAVPDTTSRVKYVVCFKGSNGQWRRHLMTCSQGLVFCVRMRKCTLQSKCHK, from the exons ATGATAGGTGTTACAGTGTTGATAGTCTTCCTCGGATTTCTCACTCCACTGATTTCCAGTAAATCCTGTCCTGAACCCACGAGACCCCATTTAACGCGATGTGATAAGTACTTTCGGTGTGTACAACTCCCATCGGGGAATTTAGTGTGGATTCCAAATCAATGTGACACTGGCCTAATTTATGAGGCTGCTCTCAAAATGTGTGTTCTCCCAGGAGATGATTGGGAGTGTACCCTACCAGGGGATCAAAGTGCCACTGCAAGTGATGACAGTAATGTCTATGGTGTGAAtaatttggaatatttgagTGAACAGTTGGGACCGTATCCGGAGGAAGATGGAAGTGAAGTGACTATATCGCAGGAACCCCaacttcaggattttggtctaGAAGATGAGTTCAGTGGAGATGGTGCTCCAGAAATTCTTACAGAGAAAATTGCTGAGGAAAAAGTGGGACTGATACCATTGCCAATAAGTTCAACAACTGACTCTGAACTAACAACGCATCTACAGAGACTGACACAGTTAATTGATAATTTCCATAAGAATAAGACAATTCCTGAAACTCCTGTCCTCCATCCGGATGATCTGAACTCGTTTCTAGCCCATCACAATATCCAGCATCAGCCAAATTCCAACATTAATTCAAATAAACTAAATCTCCCAGAGAATGGGAAGATACATCCTGATACTCTGTCACAAATTCTGGCCCAGCAGAATCATCTCCAGGAAACCCATGGAACAATGAAGAACCCTCAAATAATGAGCAGAGTTAAACAGAAAATCATACCATCTAAAGCGGATGGGTCAACAATTCATTTGAAGTCAGCAGGAGTATCTCAAATTCCCTTCCGTCCAGACCGCTACTCAAATTCCCAAATTGTAGTAAATCGACCCGAAGGAGCTGTTCTTTTCAATGTGGCCAGACCAAAGGATCCAACCCTTAATCCTCAACAGAAACCCGTCGAGCCCTATATATCCGAGAACACTCTCAAAACCGTTTTAGAACTTTCCAAGCAACTAGTCTCAAGCAATCATCAAGTGGTTCCACCTATAATCTACACAATTCCCATCCCCTATCCAACTTCATCCCAGATGCACTCTGAAAGTAGAAAAGGGGAGAAAAATACCACGAAAATGAAAGATAAACCAGAAGCTATATCTGTGACTGTTAAAGAACCAATCTCGAGCACTCCATCTCCACAATTAAATTACTATGTCGATAGTTATGGCATAAAATACACCCCTCATGTGGATTCCTTCCCTTTGTCCTATTCCCCAGGGATCAATTACTATCCACCCTATCCTCCTCTCACCTATTCAGTTCCTTCCTCATACTCCAATTACCCTGTAGATTCGCAATCAGTTGAATCATACAATAGCCAAGGTAACATCTATCAAACTCATGATCAACCCTATCTTTCCCCACCAACGTTTGGAGCTACATCTCACTATCAGCTTTACGGTGCACCAATTGAATCTGGGGCAGGCGGTCAAACTCAACCTGCTAATTACAATTTTGGGAGCAGCAGTGGAAATAATCAACAAATCCAGACTAGCCATAATTGGCATGATGATGACAAACGCTTCCAGCAGACACTGCCCGATGAGGACAGTCAGAGTTATGAGACTGAAGATGAAGATG TTATTGAGGATGAGAGTGAGGATACTATGGAAAGCAAGGAATCTATCATGGACACGATATCGAGTCTCCAGAAGCCTTCAGAACCCCCGCCAGGATTTACCCAAGTGGCCAATCAACTGCTGGATGTCGAAGGCGGGAGAAATAAAGTTATCAATTTGGGGGGAAATTATTTCAGCTACGATACCTACAAGGATACCATCCTGCCTCTCCTTAGTGACACGGATGGTTCCCTGACCAGTAGCTTAGAAATCCTGTCCTGTTCAATGGGAGTCCGGCAGCCAAATGCCACAGATTGCACACGGTACTTTGTCTGCAATCCCAAGACAGGAGGACTGCTGTCATACTCTTGTCCTCCCTATACGGCTTTCAATTCACAGTCTAAAATCTGCGATGCCAGGACTTTTGCATCCTGCAATCCATCGGCCATTCAGAACAGATTTACAATAAGTGAGAACAAGAGACTCCAGTATGAGGCCCAGAAGGCACTGGAAGAGGCCAAGAGGGTTCGGGATGAAGCGATTAAAGCTCAAAAATTGGCCGCTTTGATCAGATTGCAAACCCAAAATGCCCTGAACCAGAAAGTTCCCACCCAAATGACTAAGCCTACGAGGATATCATCAAACAAGGTTCCAGTGCCCACAAGACGCCCCACGGTGGCGGCGTCTTCCGGGGTGAGGGTAAAGAAGAAAAGGTATCGATGTGAAGTGGATGGGGGTGCAGTTCCGGACACCACCTCAAGGGTCAAGTATGTTGTGTGCTTCAAGGGATCCAATGGGCAGTGGAGAAG ACACCTCATGACATGTTCACAGGGTTTGGTGTTCTGTGTACGAATGCGTAAATGTACTTTGCAGTCAAAGTGTCATAAATAG
- the LOC129806784 gene encoding gastrula zinc finger protein xFG20-1-like, which produces MDCFEIAENCRACQIKNSEQSPMIFIFNTVQLPDIFKETTSLDIYENDGLPGVLCFSCYNRLLEAYNFRKMCFAAALHFQQILSMDIPEEKYTPPECVSDPLMPTKPDPDDSDSSNFFPEKKYTPPEEKFNPHEVPFQMTLDEKPLIVEDNLADDSLLIPRKINKRTIKKRQKSAKSSKKTRPDHPGVTIKPEKRTNLYLECELCNLKFIRKNRLETHMMVKHQGLKTFECKICGQGFTRPDSLKGHMGTFHGVKRKYPCLEPGCTKHYETKEGLQKHMKSWHDPENPRIIIPNKETWVCEVCGKEFKIPGAFREHSYTHGVTKPFACVQCHKRFPTRDMLRIHIKRHKGIKNYECTICGLKKVTASELKTHMNTHTKEKTWPCKFCPSTFTQQENMKRHVKVVHQGVKDFHCPHCERSFGKAETLKHHVMTHTGEKPHVCSECGKRFIQPVALKKHMKTHLNCTILIIQRKSKNEMDSSDIAENCRACQIRTHRESQIFMFATTNLPDIYQETTSLDIHENDGLPRVLCFACYNRLLEAYNFRKMCFAAVLHFQQLLSMDIPEEKYTPPENLSDPLMATKTDPDDSDSSNSLPEDKYSPPENKFNPSEVSVELTIEEKPLAVAEEPVADESLQGPRKNKRTKRTVRKREKHSPPSTKSTSTPGNTKKPMKRRCNHECDICHLKFDRKDYLKQHIMVKHQGLKACECQICGRGFTRTDSLRGHMESVHGAKRKLQCPEAKCKKQYETEEGLQKHMKSWHDPENPRIKTPSTKVYVCEVCGKEYRENYLLRQHSYSHGAIKPHACTKCPRRFATHNQLKLHTMRHEGIKNFKCKVCGLEKVTARELTIHMNTHTKEITWPCKFCPSTFTQQENLKRHIRVVHQGVKNFHCPHCERSFGKAETLKHHVMTHTGEMPHVCNECGKRFIQKTALKTHMKTHLKYK; this is translated from the exons ATGGATTGCTTTGAAATAGCAGAAAACTGCCGAGCATGTCAAATTAAGAATTCGGAACAGTCACCAATGATATTCATCTTCAACACAGTCCAGCTCCCTGACATCTTCAAAGAAACCACATCCCTGGACATTTATGAGAACGATGGACTACCCGGAGTATTATGTTTCTCCTGCTACAATCGCCTCCTGGAAGCTTACAACTTCCGGAAAATGTGTTTTGCTGCAGCTCTTCACTTCCAGCAGATCCTGTCAATGGATATCCCTGAGGAGAAATACACCCCACCTGAATGTGTAAGTGATCCCCTGATGCCTACAAAACCAGATCCTGATGATTCAGATTCGTCAAATTTTTTTCCGGAGAAGAAATATACCCCTCCGGAAGAAAAATTCAATCCTCATGAAGTGCCTTTTCAAATGACGCTAGATGAGAAGCCACTAATAGTTGAGGACAATTTAGCGGATGATAGTCTCTTAATCCCACGAAAGATCAATAAAAGGACAATCAAAAAACGACAAAAGTCCGCTAAATCCTCTAAGAAGACAAGACCTGATCATCCGGGCGTCACTATCAAACCTGAGAAACGTACGAACTTATATCTGGAATGCGAACTCTGCAATTTAAAGTTCATCCGGAAAAATCGTCTAGAGACGCACATGATGGTTAAGCATCAGGGATTGAAGACTTTCGAATGTAAGATCTGTGGACAAGGATTCACTCGTCCTGACTCATTAAAAGGACACATGGGCACCTTTCACGGAGTCAAgagaaagtacccatgcttggAGCCAGGGTGCACGAAGCATTACGAAACTAAGGAAGGTctgcagaagcacatgaaaaGCTGGCATGATCCAGAGAATCCCAGAATTATAATTCCTAACAAGGAAACGTGGGTCTGTGAGGTTTGTGGGAAGGAGTTTAAGATACCCGGTGCATTTAGAGAACACAGCTACACCCATGGAGTCACCAAACCATTTGCCTGCGTACAATGTCATAAACGATTCCCCACGAGAGATATGCTTAGGATACATATAAAGCGCCACAAAGGTATTAAAAACTACGAATGTACTATTTGTGGACTCAAGAAAGTTACAGCTAGTGAGCTGAAGACCCACATGAATACCCATACAAAAGAGAAAACTTGGCCTTGCAAATTTTGTCCTAGTACATTCACTCAACAAGAAAATATGAAGCGGCATGTGAAGGTAGTTCATCAAGGAGTAAAGGATTTCCATTGTCCGCACTGTGAACGATCTTTCGGAAAGGCAGAAACCCTTAAGCATCACGTAATGACCCACACAGGAGAGAAGCCACATGTCTGCAGCGAGTGTGGGAAGAGATTTATACAACCAGTAGCCCTCAAAAAACACATGAAGACTCATCTCAA TTGCACTATCTTGATAATTCAGAGGAAGTCTAAAAACGAAATGGATTCCAGTGATATAGCAGAAAACTGCCGGGCGTGTCAAATTAGGACACATAGAGAATCTCAGATATTCATGTTTGCTACAACGAATCTCCCGGACATCTACCAAGAAACGACATCCCTGGACATTCATGAGAACGATGGACTACCCAGAGTATTATGTTTCGCCTGCTACAATCGCCTACTGGAAGCTTACAACTTCCGGAAAATGTGTTTCGCTGCGGTCCTGCACTTCCAGCAGCTCCTGTCAATGGATATCCCTGAGGAGAAATATACCCCACCAGAAAATTTAAGTGATCCCCTGATGGCTACAAAGACAGATCCTGATGATTCAGATTCATCAAATTCTCTCCCGGAAGATAAATATTCACCTCCGGAAAATAAATTCAACCCTTCAGAAGTGTCTGTTGAACTGACCATAGAGGAAAAACCCCTGGCAGTAGCTGAGGAACCTGTAGCTGATGAAAGTCTTCAAGGGCCCCGAAAGAATAAAAGGACCAAAAGGACAGTCAGAAAGCGAGAAAAACACTCTCCACCTTCAACGAAGAGTACCTCAACACCCGGAAATACTAAGAAGCCTATGAAGCGCAGATGCAATCACGAATGTGATATCTGCCATTTGAAGTTCGACCGGAAAGATTATTTAAAACAGCACATAATGGTTAAGCATCAGGGATTGAAAGCTTGTGAGTGTCAGATCTGTGGAAGAGGATTCACGCGTACTGATTCATTGAGAGGACACATGGAATCCGTGCATGGAGCCAAGAGGAAGCTCCAATGCCCGGAGGCAAAATGCAAGAAACAATATGAAACTGAGGAAGGTctgcagaagcacatgaaaaGCTGGCATGATCCAGAGAATCCCAGAATTAAAACTCCTAGCACCAAAGTGTACGTGTGTGAGGTATGTGGGAAGGAGTACAGGGAAAACTATTTACTGAGGCAGCACAGCTATAGCCATGGAGCTATTAAACCACATGCCTGTACAAAATGTCCAAGGCGGTTCGCAACGCATAATCAGCTTAAGTTGCACACGATGCGTCATGAAGGTATTAAGAACTTTAAATGTAAAGTCTGTGGACTCGAGAAGGTAACTGCCCGTGAATTGACAATCCACATGAATACCCACACGAAAGAGATAACTTGGCCTTGCAAATTTTGTCCTAGTACATTCACCCAACAAGAAAATTTGAAGCGTCACATTAGGGTAGTTCATCAAGGAGTAAAAAATTTCCACTGCCCACACTGCGAGAGATCATTCGGAAAGGCAGAAACTCTTAAGCATCACGTAATGACCCACACAGGAGAGATGCCACATGTCTGCAATGAGTGCGGGAAGAGATTTATCCAAAAAACAGCCCTCAAAACTCACATGAAAACTCATCTCAAGTATAAGTGA
- the LOC129805968 gene encoding gastrula zinc finger protein XlCGF57.1-like, producing the protein MDCFEIAENCRACQIKTSEQSPMIFIFNTVQLPDIFKETTSLDIYENDGLPGVLCFSCYNRLLEAYNFRKMCFAAALHFQQILSMDIPEEKYTPPEHLSDPLMATKTDPDDSDSSNFLPEKKYTPPEEKFNPHEVPFQMTLDEKPLIVEDNLADDSLLIPRKINKRTIKKRQKSAKSSKKTRPDHPGVTIKPEKRTNLYLECELCNLKFIRKDRLETHMMVKHQGLKAFECKICGQGFTRPDSLKGHMGTFHGVKRKYPCSEPGCTKHYETEEGLQKHMKSWHDPENPRIIIPNKKTWVCEVCGKEFKIPGALREHSYTHGVTKPFACEQCHKRFPTRAMLRIHIKRHKGIKNYECTICGLKKVTARELKTHMNTHTKERTWPCKFCPSTFTQQENMKRHVKVVHQGVKDFHCPHCERSFGKAETLKHHVMTHTGEKPHVCSECGKRFIQPVALKTHMKTHLKHK; encoded by the coding sequence ATGGATTGCTTTGAAATAGCAGAAAACTGCCGAGCATGTCAAATTAAAACTTCGGAACAGTCACCAATGATATTCATCTTCAACACAGTCCAGCTCCCTGACATCTTCAAAGAAACCACATCCCTGGACATTTATGAGAACGATGGACTACCCGGAGTATTATGTTTCTCCTGCTACAATCGCCTCCTGGAAGCCTACAACTTCCGAAAAATGTGTTTCGCTGCGGCTCTGCACTTCCAACAGATCCTGTCAATGGATATCCCTGAGGAGAAATACACCCCACCAGAACATTTAAGTGATCCCCTGATGGCTACAAAGACAGATCCTGATGATTCGGATTCGTCAAATTTTCTTCCGGAGAAGAAATATACCCCTCCGGAAGAAAAATTCAATCCCCATGAAGTGCCTTTTCAAATGACGCTAGATGAGAAGCCACTGATAGTTGAGGACAATTTAGCGGATGATAGTCTATTAATCCCACGAAAGATCAATAAAAGGACAATCAAAAAACGACAAAAGTCCGCTAAATCCTCTAAGAAGACAAGACCTGATCATCCGGGCGTCACTATCAAACCTGAGAAACGTACGAACTTATATCTGGAATGCGAACTCTGCAATTTAAAGTTTATCCGGAAAGATCGTCTAGAGACGCACATGATGGTTAAGCATCAGGGATTGAAGGCTTTCGAATGTAAGATCTGTGGACAAGGATTCACGCGTCCTGACTCATTAAAAGGACACATGGGAACCTTTCATGGGGTCAAGAGAAAGTACCCATGTTCAGAGCCAGGGTGCACGAAGCATTACGAAACCGAGGAAGGTCTACAGAAGCACATGAAAAGCTGGCATGATCCAGAGAATCCCAGAATTATAATTCCTAACAAGAAAACGTGGGTCTGTGAGGTTTGTGGGAAGGAGTTTAAGATACCCGGTGCACTTAGAGAACACAGCTATACCCATGGAGTCACCAAACCATTTGCTTGCGAACAGTGTCATAAACGATTCCCCACGAGAGCTATGCTTAGGATACACATAAAGCGCCACAAAGGTATTAAAAACTATGAGTGTACTATTTGTGGACTCAAGAAAGTTACAGCTCGTGAGCTGAAAACCCACATGAATACCCATACGAAAGAGAGAACTTGGCCTTGCAAATTTTGTCCTAGTACATTCACTCAACAAGAAAATATGAAACGGCATGTGAAGGTAGTTCATCAAGGAGTAAAGGATTTCCATTGTCCGCACTGCGAGAGATCATTCGGAAAGGCGGAAACCCTAAAGCATCATGTAATGACCCACACGGGAGAGAAGCCACATGTCTGTAGCGAGTGTGGGAAGAGATTTATACAACCAGTAGCCCTCAAAACTCACATGAAGACTCATCTCAAACACAAGTGA